A window from Triticum aestivum cultivar Chinese Spring chromosome 6D, IWGSC CS RefSeq v2.1, whole genome shotgun sequence encodes these proteins:
- the LOC123140735 gene encoding indole-2-monooxygenase-like: MAQVLRSFHEHEVLVLIVCPLVLLLLILRFATSTTTTRRADKLLHRLPSPPYKLPLIGHLHLVGSLPHISLRSLAEKHGPDVMLLRLGAVPSLVVSSARAAMAVLRTHDHAFASRVQSAMTDILFYGSTDMAFSPYGDHWRQIRKIVATHLLSSKKVGSHRLAREKEVQHAMARIREAATRSAEVDLSKLLSSFITDIVCHAVSGKSFRGGGRNELFRELVETSSMLIGGFNLEDYFPKLARLDVVRRMVCARAERIKKKWDDLLDEIINDHAKNTMLDHEIKQGGETDFIDVLLSIQQEYNLTRENVKAVLVDMFIGGTDTSFIVLDCAMAELIQNPEVLTKLQAEVRSVAEGKEMVKEEDLSGMIYLKGVIKETLRLHSPVPLFVPHLSMADCDIEGYTIPSGTRVIINGWALARDPAYWESAEKFMPERFMENVGSTMIPDYMGNNFHYLPFGTGRRVCPGMNFGMATVEIMLANLMFHFNWDLPAGTVKINMTESFGVTVGRKENLILVPALAQKQV, encoded by the exons ATGGCTCAAGTTCTTCGCAGCTTCCATGAGCATGAAGTCCTTGTGCTCATCGTATGCCctcttgtcctcctcctcctcatccttcgGTTTGCCACGTCCACGACAACCACAAGGAGAGCAGACAAGCTGCTCCACAGACTCCCATCGCCTCCCTACAAGCTCCCTCTCATCGGCCACCTCCACCTTGTGGGCTCACTGCCCCACATTTCCCTCCGCAGTCTCGCCGAGAAGCATGGCCCCGATGTCATGCTTCTACGCCTTGGCGCCGTCCCCAGCCTCGTTGTGTCGTCCGCTCGTGCAGCCATGGCAGTTCTTCGCACGCACGACCATGCGTTTGCGTCCCGGGTACAGTCCGCCATGACTGACATCCTCTTCTATGGATCAACTGATATGGCCTTCTCCCCATACGGGGATCACTGGCGCCAGATAAGAAAGATCGTTGCAACACATCTTCTCAGTTCCAAGAAAGTTGGCTCCCACCGTCTCGCCCGTGAAAAAGAG GTACAACACGCCATGGCGAGGATCCGCGAGGCAGCCACCAGGAGCGCTGAAGTGGACCTTAGTAAGCTGCTTAGCTCGTTCATCACTGATATTGTTTGCCATGCTGTGTCGGGCAAGTCCTTCAGAGGTGGCGGTCGAAACGAGTTATTCCGTGAGCTGGTAGAGACTAGCTCGATGCTCATAGGTGGGTTCAACCTGGAGGATTACTTCCCCAAGTTGGCAAGGCTGGACGTGGTAAGGAGGATGGTGTGTGCTAGGGCGGAGAGAATAAAAAAGAAATGGGATGACTTGCTTGATGAGATCATCAACGACCATGCCAAGAACACGATGTTGGACCATGAAATCAAACAAGGCGGAGAGACAGATTTCATCGATGTGTTGCTCTCCATTCAACAAGAGTACAACCTCACGAGAGAAAACGTCAAGGCCGTGTTGGTG gacatgttcATAGGTGGGACGGACACATCATTCATAGTGCTGGATTGTGCAATGGCTGAGCTAATCCAAAATCCAGAGGTGTTGACCAAGCTCCAAGCTGAGGTGAGGAGCGTAGCAGAGGGGAAGGAAATGGTTAAAGAAGAGGATCTGAGTGGCATGATCTACCTGAAGGGTGTTATCAAAGAGACGCTCCGGCTACACAGTCCTGTGCCGCTCTTCGTGCCTCACCTCTCGATGGCCGACTGCGACATAGAGGGATACACCATACCATctggtacccgtgtgatcatcaatGGATGGGCTCTAGCAAGGGACCCTGCCTACTGGGAGAGCGCAGAGAAGTTCATGCCCGAGCGCTTCATGGAAAATGTTGGAAGCACCATGATTCCTGACTACATGGGAAACAATTTTCATTATTTGCCTTTTGGGACTGGACGAAGGGTGTGCCCAGGTATGAACTTTGGAATGGCCACTGTTGAGATAATGTTGGCAAACCTCATGTTCCACTTCAACTGGGATCTACCGGCAGGGACAGTAAAAATCAATATGACAGAGTCCTTCGGCGTCACAGTGGGTCGCAAGGAAAATCTTATTCTTGTCCCAGCACTTGCGCAAAAACAAGTTTAA